A genomic segment from Bradyrhizobium diazoefficiens USDA 110 encodes:
- a CDS encoding CaiB/BaiF CoA transferase family protein, with the protein MNLLDGVKILSFNHYLAGPLAAQTLADLGADVIAVEPIEGAFQRNWAVANHFVACDSVNHLATGRNKRSLAVDLKHPDGIAAVKKLVATADVVMENFRPGTMAKLGLGYDTLKAINPGLIYAVATGFGSEGPYKDRPGQDLLLQAMSGLAMRTGRADGEPTAVGAVIVDQHAASLYAMSILAALFARTRTGKGQLVEVNLYQAALDLQVEPLTAWLNGAPSPTPRGPAGIAAWFSPGPYGIHATADGHLAISMAAPKALAAGLDCEELKRFGEADSFSKREEITRIVATRLKQKSTADWLPSLEAARIWHAPVQDYRDLEADPQLKHLGVFKSAESAGGAQIRMVAHPARYDGRTPEVRLVPQRLGAQTREVLGEIGYGAADIDAMIAGKAVGVAR; encoded by the coding sequence ATGAACCTGCTCGATGGCGTCAAGATCCTCAGCTTCAATCATTACCTCGCGGGCCCGCTGGCCGCACAGACGCTCGCCGATCTCGGCGCCGACGTCATCGCGGTCGAGCCGATCGAGGGCGCGTTTCAGCGCAACTGGGCGGTGGCCAATCATTTCGTCGCGTGTGATAGCGTCAATCACCTGGCGACCGGGCGCAACAAGCGCAGTCTCGCCGTCGATCTCAAGCATCCCGACGGCATCGCCGCGGTGAAGAAGCTGGTCGCGACCGCCGATGTCGTGATGGAAAACTTCCGGCCGGGCACCATGGCCAAGCTCGGCCTCGGCTACGACACTCTCAAGGCGATCAACCCCGGCCTGATCTATGCGGTGGCGACCGGGTTCGGATCGGAAGGTCCCTACAAGGATCGTCCCGGCCAGGATCTGCTGCTCCAGGCGATGTCGGGCCTTGCGATGCGGACGGGGCGGGCGGACGGCGAGCCGACCGCTGTCGGCGCGGTGATCGTCGATCAGCATGCGGCCTCGCTCTATGCCATGAGCATTCTCGCCGCACTGTTTGCCAGGACCAGGACGGGGAAAGGGCAGCTCGTCGAGGTCAACCTCTATCAGGCCGCCCTCGATCTCCAGGTCGAGCCGCTGACCGCCTGGCTCAATGGCGCGCCGTCGCCGACGCCACGCGGTCCGGCCGGAATTGCCGCCTGGTTCAGCCCCGGGCCTTACGGCATTCATGCGACGGCCGACGGCCATCTCGCGATCTCCATGGCGGCGCCCAAGGCGCTCGCGGCAGGGCTTGACTGCGAAGAGTTGAAGCGGTTCGGCGAGGCCGACAGTTTCTCGAAGCGCGAGGAGATCACGCGGATCGTCGCGACGCGTCTGAAGCAGAAGTCGACGGCCGATTGGCTGCCCTCGCTCGAGGCGGCGCGGATCTGGCACGCGCCGGTGCAGGATTATCGCGACCTCGAGGCCGATCCCCAGCTCAAGCATCTCGGCGTGTTCAAGAGCGCCGAGAGTGCCGGCGGCGCGCAAATCCGGATGGTGGCGCATCCCGCTCGCTATGACGGCCGGACGCCGGAGGTGCGGCTGGTGCCGCAGCGGCTAGGTGCGCAGACGCGCGAGGTGCTCGGCGAGATCGGCTACGGCGCTGCCGACATTGACGCGATGATCGCCGGCAAGGCGGTGGGAGTGGCGCGATGA
- a CDS encoding acyl-CoA dehydrogenase family protein has protein sequence MIDFSIPEDTRLLVDTVRRFVETEVQPLEDVVEQTAKVPPDALAVTKAKAQKLGLYAMNMPADVGGGGLSCVEHCLVEEEFGKTSDALIRRVFGQVYPMLMACKGDQVERYLLPTVKGDKICAMAITEPGAGSDAASISTTAHLEGDQWVLNGTKHFISDGDIADYVILMALTDKEKRARGGITLFLADRGTPGFKVARTQPMMGHRGYGHAELAFEDCRIPKAAVLGEVGGGFKLIMQSVLQIRLAHIGARAVGMAQRALEMMRKHAGERRQFGQLIGDFQMVQKLIADSATEIFGVKMMVMNAAWDIDQGRDARDKVSMIKVAASEMQGRVVDRAIQVFGGMGFSKDLPLERMYRDARVTRIYDGTSEIHRMLVARSTIKNGLQL, from the coding sequence ATGATCGACTTTTCAATCCCTGAGGATACGCGCCTGCTGGTCGACACCGTCCGCCGTTTCGTTGAAACAGAGGTGCAGCCGCTCGAAGACGTGGTGGAGCAGACGGCCAAGGTGCCGCCCGATGCGCTGGCGGTGACCAAGGCCAAGGCGCAGAAGCTCGGTCTTTATGCCATGAACATGCCGGCGGATGTCGGCGGCGGCGGGCTGTCCTGCGTCGAGCACTGCCTCGTCGAGGAAGAGTTCGGCAAGACCTCCGATGCGTTGATCCGCCGCGTGTTCGGCCAGGTCTATCCGATGCTGATGGCCTGCAAGGGCGATCAGGTCGAGCGTTATCTGCTGCCGACGGTGAAGGGCGACAAGATCTGCGCCATGGCGATCACCGAGCCGGGCGCCGGCTCCGACGCCGCCTCGATCAGCACGACCGCGCATCTCGAGGGCGACCAGTGGGTGCTCAACGGCACCAAGCATTTCATCAGCGACGGCGACATCGCCGATTACGTGATCCTGATGGCGCTGACCGACAAGGAGAAGCGCGCGCGGGGCGGCATCACGCTGTTTCTGGCCGATCGTGGCACGCCTGGCTTCAAGGTCGCACGCACGCAGCCGATGATGGGCCACCGCGGCTATGGCCACGCCGAGCTGGCCTTCGAGGACTGCCGCATTCCGAAAGCGGCCGTGCTCGGCGAGGTCGGCGGCGGGTTCAAGCTGATCATGCAGAGCGTGCTCCAGATCCGTCTCGCCCATATCGGGGCGCGTGCCGTCGGCATGGCGCAGCGTGCGCTCGAGATGATGCGCAAGCATGCCGGCGAGCGGCGTCAGTTCGGCCAACTCATCGGTGACTTCCAGATGGTGCAGAAACTCATCGCCGATTCCGCCACCGAGATCTTCGGTGTCAAGATGATGGTGATGAACGCCGCCTGGGACATCGATCAGGGCCGGGATGCGCGCGACAAGGTCTCGATGATCAAGGTCGCGGCCTCCGAGATGCAGGGCCGCGTCGTGGACCGCGCCATCCAGGTGTTCGGCGGCATGGGCTTCAGCAAGGACCTGCCGCTGGAGCGCATGTATCGCGACGCGCGCGTCACCCGCATCTATGACGGCACCTCCGAAATCCACCGCATGCTGGTGGCGCGCAGCACCATCAAGAATGGCTTGCAGCTCTAG